Proteins co-encoded in one Ponticoccus alexandrii genomic window:
- a CDS encoding ABC transporter ATP-binding protein, whose product MADGNSGDAFVAFERVQKSYDGETLVVKDLNLTMPKGEFLTMLGPSGSGKTTCLMMLAGFETATYGEIKLDGVSINNIPPHKRGIGMVFQNYALFPHMTVAENLSFPLEVRKMGKSDREAKVKRALDMVQMGAFGGRRPAQLSGGQQQRIALARALVFEPELVLMDEPLGALDKQLREHMQFEITNLAHSLGITTVYVTHDQTEALTMSDRVAVFDDGRIQQLAPPDELYEAPQNSFVAQFIGENNTLEGVVQEVRGETCTVKLDDGQVIEAKPVNVSEPGERTKVSIRPERVEFNKDRMKDGAFTLKADVLEFIYMGDIFRTRLRVAGNDNFVVKTRNAPDQVRLKPGTQIEIGWLPEDCRALDAK is encoded by the coding sequence TTGGCTGATGGGAACAGCGGCGATGCATTCGTCGCATTCGAACGCGTGCAGAAGAGCTATGACGGTGAAACGCTCGTCGTCAAGGATCTCAACCTCACCATGCCGAAAGGCGAATTCCTGACGATGTTGGGACCGTCCGGGTCGGGCAAGACCACCTGCCTGATGATGCTGGCGGGCTTCGAGACCGCTACTTACGGCGAGATCAAGCTGGACGGCGTGTCGATCAACAACATCCCGCCGCACAAGCGCGGCATCGGTATGGTGTTCCAGAACTACGCACTGTTCCCGCACATGACCGTGGCCGAAAACCTGTCCTTCCCGCTGGAAGTGCGCAAGATGGGCAAGTCCGACCGCGAGGCCAAGGTCAAGCGGGCGTTGGACATGGTCCAGATGGGCGCCTTCGGCGGTCGCCGCCCGGCGCAGCTTTCGGGCGGTCAGCAGCAGCGGATCGCACTGGCCCGCGCGCTGGTCTTCGAGCCCGAGCTGGTGCTGATGGACGAACCGCTTGGCGCGCTCGACAAGCAGCTGCGCGAGCACATGCAGTTCGAGATCACCAACCTTGCGCACAGCCTCGGGATCACCACGGTCTACGTGACCCATGACCAGACCGAGGCGCTGACCATGTCCGACCGCGTGGCGGTCTTCGACGATGGCCGCATCCAGCAGCTTGCGCCCCCGGACGAGCTGTACGAGGCGCCGCAGAACAGCTTCGTCGCGCAGTTCATCGGCGAGAACAACACGTTGGAAGGCGTCGTCCAGGAGGTGCGGGGCGAGACCTGCACCGTCAAGCTGGACGATGGGCAGGTGATCGAGGCCAAGCCGGTCAACGTCAGCGAGCCGGGCGAGCGGACCAAGGTCTCGATCCGCCCCGAGCGTGTCGAGTTCAACAAGGATCGCATGAAGGACGGCGCGTTCACGCTGAAGGCGGATGTGCTCGAATTCATCTACATGGGTGACATCTTCCGCACCCGCCTGCGTGTCGCGGGCAACGACAACTTCGTGGTCAAGACCCGGAACGCGCCCGATCAGGTCCGCCTCAAGCCGGGCACCCAGATCGAGATCGGCTGGCTGCCCGAAGATTGCCGCGCGCTGGACGCGAAGTGA
- a CDS encoding L,D-transpeptidase family protein — translation MSYGPEDLILTRTGLRFGGHLLPCTVGRGGIRTDKREGDGATPAGVHHITAMLYRPDRMAKPAWWALPIRPGDLWSDDPKDPAYNQLVRAPYAPSHERLRRGDPLYDLVLLTDWNWPEAEPGRGSAIFLHRWRRPGFETEGCIAFAPHHLRWLVGQIGPGTRLVVPEAFAG, via the coding sequence GTGAGCTATGGCCCCGAAGACCTGATCCTGACGCGCACCGGGCTGCGCTTTGGCGGCCACCTCCTGCCCTGCACCGTGGGGCGGGGCGGCATCCGCACCGACAAGCGCGAGGGTGACGGCGCGACGCCCGCGGGTGTGCACCACATCACCGCGATGCTCTACCGCCCCGACCGCATGGCGAAACCGGCATGGTGGGCGCTGCCGATCCGGCCCGGCGACCTGTGGTCGGACGACCCTAAGGACCCGGCCTACAACCAGCTGGTGCGGGCGCCCTACGCGCCCAGCCACGAGCGCCTGCGGCGGGGCGACCCGCTTTATGACCTCGTGCTGCTGACCGACTGGAACTGGCCCGAGGCAGAGCCGGGGCGCGGCTCTGCCATCTTCCTGCACCGCTGGCGCCGTCCGGGATTCGAGACCGAGGGCTGCATCGCCTTCGCGCCGCATCATCTGCGCTGGCTGGTCGGGCAGATCGGCCCCGGCACGCGGCTGGTCGTGCCGGAGGCCTTCGCGGGCTGA
- a CDS encoding extracellular solute-binding protein, protein MKLTTTLLTTSALTLAAASAQAQEMSNEMTLVSWGGAYQSSQQNAYVEPYLEMHPEVSVAWDESSNEAVAKLRAMNEAGNVTWDLVDVVASDAIRLCDEGLAMEYDPDELLADGDDGSKASDDFGDLIVSDCYIPQIVYSTTFGYRTDMVPEGVEAPNDICDVFDLETYPGKRSLEKRPINNMEWALLCDGVAKDEVYDVLETSEGQDQALAKLGTIKDEVIWWSAGADTPQLLADGEIFMGSTYNGRLFSVIEEQDQPVAMMWDAQVFDLDGWIIPAGLPEERLARVKDFLRFATDTQRLADQAKYISYGPARASSAPLVGQHAELGIDMAPHMPTDPANAENTFLYNYEFWADYRDDIDAKFQAWLAQ, encoded by the coding sequence ATGAAACTGACAACGACTTTGCTGACAACCTCGGCCCTGACCCTCGCCGCCGCATCCGCGCAGGCGCAGGAGATGTCCAACGAGATGACGTTGGTCAGCTGGGGTGGGGCTTACCAGTCCTCGCAGCAGAACGCCTATGTGGAACCCTACCTTGAGATGCACCCCGAGGTGAGCGTCGCATGGGACGAAAGCTCGAACGAGGCCGTGGCCAAGCTGCGCGCCATGAACGAGGCCGGCAACGTGACCTGGGATCTCGTGGACGTGGTGGCCTCTGACGCCATCCGCCTCTGCGACGAGGGTCTGGCGATGGAATACGACCCGGATGAGCTGCTTGCCGATGGCGACGACGGCTCCAAGGCGTCGGACGACTTCGGCGACCTGATCGTGTCGGACTGCTACATCCCGCAGATCGTCTACTCGACCACCTTCGGCTATCGCACCGACATGGTGCCCGAGGGCGTTGAGGCTCCGAACGACATCTGCGACGTCTTCGACCTGGAAACCTACCCGGGCAAGCGTTCGCTGGAAAAGCGCCCGATCAACAACATGGAATGGGCGCTGCTCTGTGACGGCGTGGCCAAGGACGAGGTCTACGACGTGCTCGAGACGTCCGAGGGCCAGGACCAGGCGCTTGCGAAGCTCGGCACCATCAAGGACGAGGTGATCTGGTGGTCCGCAGGTGCGGACACGCCGCAGCTTCTGGCCGATGGCGAGATCTTCATGGGTTCGACCTACAACGGTCGCCTGTTCAGCGTGATCGAAGAGCAAGACCAGCCGGTCGCGATGATGTGGGACGCGCAGGTCTTCGACCTGGACGGCTGGATCATTCCCGCCGGTCTGCCCGAAGAGCGTCTGGCACGCGTGAAGGACTTCCTGCGCTTTGCTACCGACACCCAGCGTCTTGCCGATCAGGCCAAGTACATCAGCTACGGCCCGGCGCGTGCGTCTTCGGCCCCGCTCGTCGGTCAGCACGCAGAGCTTGGCATCGACATGGCGCCGCACATGCCGACCGACCCGGCCAACGCCGAGAACACGTTCCTGTATAACTACGAGTTCTGGGCCGACTACCGCGACGACATCGACGCGAAGTTCCAGGCCTGGCTGGCACAATAA
- a CDS encoding YigZ family protein — protein MQVFDSIIRDRGSRYAVSGGACRNAEEAAAFLKELKRRKKFAKATHNTWACLTEEGPLRNDDGESGAAQVILRMLEREEILNEIVVVTRWYGGKHLGGDRFRHVGDAVRHYLDNRGS, from the coding sequence ATGCAGGTTTTTGACAGCATCATCCGCGACCGCGGGTCCCGATACGCGGTATCCGGCGGGGCCTGCCGCAACGCCGAAGAGGCGGCGGCCTTTCTCAAGGAACTGAAGCGGCGCAAGAAGTTCGCCAAGGCCACGCACAACACATGGGCCTGTCTGACCGAGGAAGGCCCGCTGCGCAACGACGACGGCGAAAGCGGCGCGGCGCAGGTCATCCTGCGGATGCTGGAGCGCGAAGAGATCCTCAACGAGATCGTCGTCGTTACCCGCTGGTACGGCGGGAAACATCTTGGCGGCGACCGGTTCCGCCACGTGGGCGACGCGGTGCGGCACTATCTGGACAATCGCGGCAGTTGA
- the argE gene encoding acetylornithine deacetylase, with protein sequence MTLLAQTERILGDLIAFPTVSADSNLAMMDYMAAWLEGLGARVDLFRDESGTKANLFATLGPEGDGGIVLSGHSDVVPVADQDWSRPPFEMTEEGGLLYGRGTCDMKGFIAATLAMAPHYASQTLRRPLHFCFTHDEEVGCLGARALVPELQARGIRPAIAIIGEPTEMRIIEGHKGCCEYTVRFTGLEGHGSAPDHGVNAVNYAVRYVARLLELAEALKARAPAGSRFDPPWTTVNVGRLSGGVAHNVIPGKAEIEWEMRPVSWSDADFVKEAVARLIEEDLLPAMRAISPAASITTEVIGEVVGLDPMDDNAARDLVRRLTGQNACEVVPFGTEAGLFQGMGMSVVVCGPGAIAQAHKPDEFVSRDQMAQCLDMLQGLGRTLGA encoded by the coding sequence ATGACCCTTCTTGCCCAGACCGAACGCATCCTCGGCGACCTGATCGCCTTTCCGACCGTTTCGGCGGACAGCAATCTTGCCATGATGGACTACATGGCCGCCTGGCTCGAAGGGCTGGGCGCCCGCGTCGACCTGTTCCGCGACGAAAGCGGAACCAAGGCCAACCTCTTCGCCACGCTCGGCCCCGAGGGCGACGGTGGCATCGTGCTGTCGGGGCATTCCGACGTGGTGCCGGTGGCGGATCAGGACTGGAGCCGCCCGCCCTTCGAGATGACCGAGGAGGGCGGCCTGCTGTACGGGCGCGGCACCTGCGACATGAAGGGATTCATCGCCGCGACGCTGGCCATGGCCCCGCATTATGCTTCGCAGACCCTGCGCCGCCCGCTGCATTTCTGTTTCACCCATGACGAAGAGGTCGGCTGCCTCGGCGCCCGCGCTCTGGTGCCCGAACTGCAGGCGCGCGGCATCCGGCCCGCCATTGCCATCATCGGCGAGCCGACAGAGATGCGCATCATCGAGGGCCACAAGGGCTGCTGCGAATACACCGTGCGGTTCACCGGGCTGGAAGGCCACGGTTCGGCCCCCGACCACGGCGTCAACGCGGTCAACTATGCCGTGCGCTACGTCGCCCGCCTGCTGGAACTGGCCGAAGCGTTGAAGGCCCGCGCGCCCGCCGGGTCACGCTTCGACCCGCCGTGGACGACGGTCAATGTCGGGCGCCTGTCCGGGGGCGTGGCGCATAACGTGATTCCCGGCAAGGCCGAGATCGAGTGGGAGATGCGGCCCGTCTCGTGGTCAGACGCGGATTTCGTCAAGGAGGCGGTCGCGCGGCTGATCGAAGAGGACCTGCTGCCGGCGATGCGCGCGATCTCTCCCGCGGCCTCGATCACCACCGAAGTGATCGGCGAGGTCGTCGGACTCGACCCGATGGACGACAACGCCGCGCGCGATCTGGTGCGGCGCCTGACCGGGCAGAACGCCTGCGAGGTCGTGCCTTTCGGCACCGAGGCGGGGCTGTTTCAGGGCATGGGGATGAGCGTGGTGGTCTGCGGCCCCGGCGCAATCGCGCAGGCTCACAAGCCGGACGAATTCGTCTCACGCGATCAGATGGCGCAATGCCTCGATATGTTGCAGGGGCTGGGCCGGACGCTGGGCGCCTGA
- a CDS encoding LLM class flavin-dependent oxidoreductase has product MHYSLLDLAPVPEGHDAAQALKNTGDLAVHAERWGYHRYWLAEHHNMPGIASAATAVLIGHVAGLTRTMRVGAGGIMLPNHAPLAVAEAFGTLATLYPGRIDLGLGRAPGGDHAVMRALGVHHERAENFPNEVAELRDLFGPAQPNRAVRALPGEGTEVPLWVLGSSLYGAQVAAALGLPYAFASHFAPAALEQALEVYRRHFRPSETLSKPHAMLAINVFAADTEAEAHRLRTTMQQAFYRLRTGKPGKLPAPVDDLASVVPAGAMPALNEALRISAVGKPAQVREQIGRLIETHQPDEVILTGQIHDHAARLRSFEIAAEVFQGCGEAVPA; this is encoded by the coding sequence ATGCATTATTCGCTGCTCGATCTGGCACCGGTCCCCGAGGGGCACGACGCCGCGCAGGCCCTGAAGAACACCGGGGACCTTGCCGTCCATGCCGAGCGCTGGGGCTATCACCGCTACTGGCTGGCGGAACATCACAACATGCCCGGTATCGCCTCGGCGGCGACGGCGGTGCTGATCGGCCACGTGGCCGGGCTGACGCGGACGATGCGCGTTGGCGCGGGCGGGATCATGCTGCCGAACCACGCGCCGCTGGCCGTGGCCGAGGCCTTCGGCACGCTGGCGACGCTGTATCCGGGGCGCATCGACCTTGGGCTTGGCCGCGCGCCGGGCGGCGATCACGCGGTGATGCGGGCGCTTGGCGTGCATCACGAGCGGGCCGAGAACTTCCCCAACGAGGTGGCCGAGCTGCGCGACCTCTTCGGTCCCGCGCAGCCGAACCGCGCCGTGCGCGCGCTGCCGGGCGAGGGGACGGAGGTGCCGCTTTGGGTTTTGGGGTCTTCGCTTTATGGGGCGCAGGTGGCGGCGGCGCTGGGGCTGCCCTATGCCTTTGCCTCGCATTTCGCCCCCGCCGCGCTGGAGCAGGCGCTCGAGGTCTACCGCCGCCATTTCCGCCCCTCCGAGACGCTGTCGAAGCCGCATGCGATGCTCGCCATCAACGTCTTCGCCGCCGATACCGAGGCCGAGGCGCACCGCCTGCGCACGACCATGCAGCAGGCCTTCTACCGGCTGCGCACCGGCAAGCCGGGCAAGCTGCCCGCGCCGGTGGACGATCTGGCCTCGGTGGTGCCGGCGGGCGCGATGCCCGCGCTCAACGAGGCGCTCAGGATCAGCGCCGTGGGTAAGCCCGCGCAGGTGCGCGAACAGATCGGGCGGCTGATCGAGACGCACCAGCCGGACGAGGTGATACTGACGGGCCAGATCCACGATCACGCGGCGCGGCTGCGCAGCTTCGAGATCGCGGCAGAGGTGTTTCAAGGCTGTGGCGAGGCCGTCCCGGCGTGA
- the ribA gene encoding GTP cyclohydrolase II, with protein MALGPDLNEVLARARGDLRMGVPVMLEDAEGAVVFAAVETLGAERLEALRALGTPDLVLTARRAETLKARAYYGDVARVVVPDGSGLDWLTDVADPANDMDRPMKGPLETRRGGSAGLQRLAVRLCKAARLLPAALAVPVVPGLSALDGLVRIPAEEAAGIMEALPHLGHVIAARVPLRAAENARLHIWRPEDGSEEHYAIEIGRPDRAAPVLARLHSACFTGDLLGSLKCDCGPQLNAALAQMGQEGAGVLLYLQQEGRGIGLANKMRAYALQDQGFDTVEANHRLGFEDDERDFRLGAQMLQALGFSSVRLLTNNPAKIAMMERSGIAVAERVPLKVGETPQNARYLAVKAAKSGHLL; from the coding sequence ATGGCCCTTGGACCGGATCTGAACGAGGTGCTGGCGCGGGCGCGCGGCGATCTGCGCATGGGTGTCCCGGTGATGCTGGAGGATGCCGAGGGCGCGGTCGTCTTCGCCGCGGTGGAAACGTTGGGCGCCGAGCGGCTCGAGGCGCTGCGGGCGCTGGGAACACCGGACCTGGTGCTGACGGCGCGCCGGGCCGAGACGCTGAAAGCGCGGGCCTATTACGGCGACGTGGCGCGGGTGGTGGTGCCCGACGGCTCAGGGCTGGACTGGTTGACCGATGTGGCGGACCCGGCGAACGACATGGATCGTCCGATGAAAGGCCCGCTGGAAACGCGGCGCGGTGGCTCTGCCGGGTTGCAGCGGTTGGCGGTGCGCCTGTGCAAGGCGGCGCGGCTTCTGCCCGCCGCGCTGGCGGTGCCGGTGGTGCCGGGCCTCAGCGCTCTGGACGGGCTGGTCCGGATTCCGGCGGAGGAGGCCGCAGGCATCATGGAGGCCTTGCCGCATCTGGGCCATGTCATCGCCGCCCGCGTGCCGCTGCGCGCGGCAGAGAACGCCCGGCTGCACATCTGGCGCCCCGAGGACGGGTCGGAAGAGCATTACGCCATCGAAATCGGGCGCCCGGATCGCGCCGCCCCGGTGCTGGCGCGGCTGCATTCGGCCTGCTTCACCGGCGACCTGCTGGGATCGCTGAAATGCGATTGCGGGCCGCAGCTGAACGCCGCGCTGGCGCAGATGGGGCAAGAGGGGGCGGGCGTGCTTTTGTACCTGCAACAAGAGGGGCGCGGCATCGGGCTGGCCAACAAGATGCGCGCTTATGCGCTTCAGGATCAGGGTTTCGACACGGTCGAGGCCAACCATCGGCTGGGCTTCGAGGACGACGAGCGCGATTTCCGTCTTGGCGCGCAGATGCTTCAGGCGCTCGGCTTTTCTTCGGTGCGTCTGTTGACCAACAACCCTGCCAAGATCGCCATGATGGAGCGTTCGGGCATCGCCGTGGCCGAACGTGTGCCGCTTAAGGTCGGGGAAACGCCGCAGAACGCGCGCTACCTTGCGGTCAAGGCCGCCAAGTCCGGTCACCTCCTATAA
- a CDS encoding extracellular solute-binding protein → MTLHKTLLATTCLSLAAGAVAAQDMANEMTIVSWGGAYQNSQIKAYAEPYMEANPGVSITWDESSNEAVAKLRAQAEAGNITWDLVDAEGPDSQRLCDEGLAMEIDFDEMLAPGDGGESVEDDFGPTLINDCFIPQIVFSTTFGYRTDVAEWNGETPGDLCALFDLEKFPGKRSLEKRPKKNLEWALLCDGVAQEDLYDVLDEDGGVDRALAKLETIKDQVIWWSAGADTPQLLADGEVVMGSTYNGRLFSVIVEQDQPVAMLWDWQVFDFDGWVIPAGLPEDRLARVLDFVKFATDTQRLADQAKYISYGPARASSQPLVSTHEELGIEMGPHMPTNPENQKNFLVNNIEWWADNQDDVEAKFQSWLVK, encoded by the coding sequence ATGACACTTCACAAGACGCTTCTGGCCACAACCTGCCTGTCGCTCGCGGCGGGGGCGGTCGCTGCGCAGGACATGGCGAACGAGATGACGATCGTCAGCTGGGGCGGGGCTTACCAGAACAGCCAGATCAAGGCCTATGCCGAGCCCTACATGGAAGCCAACCCGGGGGTTTCGATCACCTGGGACGAAAGCTCTAACGAGGCCGTGGCCAAGCTGCGCGCACAGGCCGAGGCCGGCAACATCACATGGGACCTCGTCGATGCGGAAGGCCCGGACAGCCAGCGTCTGTGCGACGAGGGCCTCGCGATGGAGATCGACTTCGACGAAATGCTGGCCCCCGGCGACGGCGGCGAGAGCGTCGAGGACGACTTCGGCCCGACCCTGATCAACGACTGCTTCATCCCGCAGATCGTCTTTTCGACCACCTTCGGCTACCGCACCGACGTGGCCGAGTGGAACGGCGAGACGCCGGGCGACCTCTGCGCGCTCTTCGATCTCGAGAAGTTCCCGGGCAAGCGCAGCCTTGAAAAGCGCCCCAAGAAGAACCTCGAATGGGCGCTGCTGTGTGACGGTGTCGCGCAGGAAGATCTGTACGACGTGCTCGACGAGGACGGCGGCGTCGACCGCGCGCTGGCCAAGCTTGAAACGATCAAGGATCAGGTTATCTGGTGGTCCGCCGGCGCCGACACGCCGCAGCTTCTGGCCGACGGCGAGGTCGTGATGGGCTCGACCTACAACGGTCGCCTGTTCTCTGTCATCGTCGAACAGGATCAGCCGGTTGCGATGCTGTGGGACTGGCAGGTCTTCGACTTCGACGGCTGGGTGATCCCCGCCGGCCTGCCTGAGGATCGCCTTGCGCGGGTGCTGGACTTCGTGAAGTTCGCCACCGACACCCAGCGTCTGGCGGATCAGGCCAAATACATCAGCTACGGCCCGGCCCGTGCATCCTCGCAGCCGCTGGTCTCGACGCATGAAGAGCTGGGGATCGAGATGGGGCCGCATATGCCGACGAACCCTGAGAACCAGAAGAACTTTCTGGTGAACAATATCGAATGGTGGGCTGACAACCAGGACGACGTGGAAGCGAAATTCCAGTCGTGGCTGGTCAAGTAA
- a CDS encoding response regulator transcription factor has protein sequence MAQLRNILLVDDDEDLREALAEQLVMTEDFEVFEADSGATAMARAKEQVYDLIILDVGLPDTDGRELCRLMRKQSIKSPILMLTGHDSDADTILGLDAGANDYVTKPFRFPVLLARIRAQLRQHEQSEDAVFNVGPYTFKPAMKMLETEDNKKIRLTEKETNILKFLYRSAEGVVPRDTLLHEVWGYNAGVTTHTLETHIYRLRQKIEPEPSNARLLVTESGGYRLVS, from the coding sequence ATGGCGCAACTGAGAAACATCCTGCTGGTCGACGACGACGAGGACCTGCGCGAGGCGCTGGCCGAACAGCTTGTCATGACTGAGGATTTCGAGGTCTTCGAGGCCGACAGCGGCGCAACCGCCATGGCCCGCGCCAAGGAGCAGGTCTATGACCTGATCATCCTCGATGTCGGGCTGCCCGACACCGACGGGCGCGAGCTGTGCCGCCTGATGCGCAAGCAGAGCATCAAGTCGCCGATCCTGATGCTGACCGGCCACGACAGCGACGCCGACACGATTCTCGGCCTCGACGCGGGCGCCAACGACTACGTGACCAAGCCCTTCCGCTTCCCGGTCCTGCTGGCCCGTATCCGCGCCCAGCTGCGCCAGCACGAACAGTCCGAGGATGCGGTCTTCAACGTCGGCCCCTACACCTTCAAGCCCGCCATGAAGATGCTGGAAACCGAAGACAACAAAAAGATCCGCCTGACCGAGAAAGAGACGAACATCCTGAAGTTCCTCTACCGTTCGGCGGAGGGCGTGGTTCCGCGCGACACGCTGCTGCACGAGGTCTGGGGCTACAACGCGGGCGTCACCACCCATACGCTGGAGACGCATATCTACCGCCTGCGCCAGAAAATCGAGCCCGAACCCTCGAACGCACGGCTTCTGGTGACCGAATCAGGCGGCTATCGGCTGGTTTCTTGA